The Deltaproteobacteria bacterium genome has a window encoding:
- a CDS encoding alpha/beta hydrolase, with the protein MTVEPSLAERVEGLVARGVLRLPVSVLRWIAGSQPISIDGQTLDLEVQVLLRLLAVAGGRPLDEMTPAEGRESIRSTTRALASEKLEVAQIEPMSVKGPAGEIGARLYRPDRGREPRPLVVYYHGGGWVVGDLDTHDDPCRFLAVYAGVNVLAVDYRLAPEHRFPAAVDDAVAAFRFAAEQAGDLGSAGQPIAVAGDSAGGNLSAVVAQRTVRDGGPAPAFQLLIYPVTDLSKKHESYRLFSEGFFLTEKTMDWYRDHYLPDPSAARDPAVSPLLAADLSGLPPAHVVTAGFDPLRDEGEAYARRLEAAGVKVSHRRYAGLVHGFANVTSLGKSAPRAMEEVATALREGLAAR; encoded by the coding sequence ATGACCGTCGAGCCGAGCCTTGCCGAACGCGTGGAAGGCCTCGTCGCCCGGGGTGTGCTGAGGCTGCCGGTCTCCGTGCTGCGCTGGATCGCCGGGAGCCAGCCGATCTCGATCGACGGGCAGACCCTCGACCTCGAGGTCCAAGTGCTGCTCCGGCTGCTCGCGGTCGCAGGAGGGCGCCCGCTCGACGAGATGACCCCGGCCGAGGGGCGCGAGTCGATCCGTTCGACGACGCGCGCGCTCGCGAGCGAGAAGCTCGAGGTGGCGCAGATCGAGCCGATGAGCGTGAAGGGCCCCGCCGGCGAGATCGGCGCGCGCCTCTACCGGCCCGACCGCGGGCGCGAGCCGCGGCCGCTCGTCGTCTACTACCACGGCGGCGGCTGGGTGGTGGGCGACCTCGACACCCACGACGATCCCTGCCGCTTCCTCGCCGTCTACGCGGGCGTGAACGTGCTCGCGGTCGACTACCGGCTCGCGCCCGAGCATCGCTTCCCGGCGGCGGTCGACGATGCCGTGGCGGCGTTCCGCTTCGCCGCCGAGCAGGCCGGGGATCTCGGCAGCGCGGGGCAGCCGATCGCGGTCGCCGGCGACAGCGCGGGCGGGAACCTCTCGGCCGTCGTGGCGCAGCGCACGGTCCGCGACGGAGGCCCGGCCCCCGCCTTCCAGCTCCTGATCTACCCGGTCACGGACCTCTCGAAGAAGCACGAGAGCTACCGGCTCTTCTCCGAGGGCTTCTTCCTCACCGAGAAGACCATGGACTGGTACCGGGACCACTACCTCCCGGACCCCTCCGCGGCGCGCGATCCGGCGGTCTCCCCGCTGCTCGCCGCCGATCTCTCGGGGCTTCCCCCGGCGCACGTGGTGACGGCCGGCTTCGACCCCCTGCGCGACGAGGGCGAGGCGTACGCGCGGCGCCTCGAGGCCGCCGGCGTCAAGGTCTCGCACCGCCGCTACGCGGGCCTCGTGCACGGCTTCGCGAACGTGACCTCGCTCGGCAAGAGCGCCCCGCGCGCGATGGAGGAGGTCGCGACGGCGCTCCGCGAGGGGCTCGCCGCGCGCTGA
- a CDS encoding FAD-dependent oxidoreductase, giving the protein MEHAHDYLIVGAGMAGEAAAQALRSADAKARIALLGAEPHPPYDRPPLSKKLWKDGQEAEIWRPIETVRADLALGRRAVGIDRAAHVVSDDRGDTWRYRKLLLATGGTPRRLPFGGDAILPFRTVDDYRRLRERARPGAQVAVIGGGFIGSELAAALATNGCRVTMLFPEEAIGARVYPKALAAAVTAYYRERGVEVRSGVTATGCRAGGHGVELACSDGASLRADAVVAGLGIVPDVELAKDAGLAVDDGIVVDACLRSSDPDIHAAGDVASFPAPALGRRIRVEHEDAANTMGARAGRCMAGAHAPYEELPFFYSDLFDLGYEAVGLLDARLETVEQWVTPFREGVVYYLEAGRVRGVLLWNTWGRVEAARRLIAAPGPFDARSVRGRLPVPG; this is encoded by the coding sequence ATGGAGCACGCGCACGACTACCTGATCGTCGGTGCCGGGATGGCCGGCGAGGCCGCCGCGCAGGCGCTGCGCAGCGCCGACGCGAAGGCCCGCATCGCGCTGCTCGGCGCGGAGCCCCACCCGCCCTACGACCGCCCGCCGCTCAGCAAGAAGCTCTGGAAGGACGGCCAGGAGGCGGAGATCTGGCGGCCGATCGAGACGGTGCGCGCGGACCTCGCGCTCGGCCGCCGCGCCGTCGGGATCGACCGCGCGGCGCACGTGGTGAGCGACGACCGGGGCGACACCTGGCGCTACCGCAAGCTCCTCCTCGCGACCGGCGGCACGCCGCGCAGGCTCCCCTTCGGCGGCGACGCGATCCTCCCCTTCCGCACCGTCGACGACTACCGGCGCCTGCGCGAGCGGGCCCGGCCGGGGGCGCAGGTCGCCGTCATCGGCGGCGGCTTCATCGGGAGCGAGCTTGCCGCGGCGCTTGCGACGAACGGCTGCCGGGTGACGATGCTGTTCCCCGAGGAGGCGATCGGCGCGCGCGTGTACCCGAAGGCGCTCGCCGCGGCGGTCACCGCCTACTACCGGGAACGGGGCGTCGAGGTGCGGAGCGGCGTCACGGCCACCGGCTGCCGGGCCGGCGGCCACGGCGTGGAGCTCGCATGCTCCGACGGCGCCTCCCTGCGCGCCGACGCGGTGGTGGCGGGCCTCGGGATCGTCCCCGACGTCGAGCTCGCGAAGGACGCAGGGCTCGCGGTGGACGACGGCATCGTGGTCGACGCCTGCCTGCGCAGCTCCGACCCCGACATCCACGCGGCCGGCGACGTGGCCTCGTTCCCGGCGCCCGCCCTCGGCCGGCGCATCCGCGTCGAGCACGAGGACGCCGCGAACACGATGGGAGCCCGGGCCGGCCGCTGCATGGCGGGCGCACACGCGCCCTACGAGGAGCTGCCCTTCTTCTACTCCGATCTCTTCGACCTCGGCTACGAGGCCGTGGGTCTCCTCGACGCGCGCCTCGAGACCGTCGAGCAGTGGGTGACGCCCTTCCGCGAGGGCGTCGTCTACTACCTCGAGGCCGGCCGCGTGCGCGGGGTGCTGCTCTGGAACACCTGGGGCCGGGTCGAGGCCGCCCGCCGCCTGATCGCGGCGCCCGGCCCCTTCGACGCCCGCAGCGTGCGCGGGCGGCTGCCCGTGCCCGGCTGA